The following are encoded in a window of Variovorax paradoxus genomic DNA:
- a CDS encoding FecR family protein has protein sequence MMTAEEPEATEAMKTLQREAQAWVVRLGSQQATEADGQAFRRWCARSRDHAQAFVQAREVWQAMAPAAQRVRQQEGREAARRLPVPGRRAFLGGAVAASVAYLTVSPPLALWPSLAEWGDDYRTVTGEQREVAMGDGVVLQMNTQTRINLRRGAAPEPAGEAIELVSGEAEVLAGGSTSARITVAAGAGTVSATRARFNIRHFDGEVCVTCLAGQVDVAQGTQQVRLDEGRQLRYGAAGLGVATAVDTAAVIAWRRRQLVFDQVPLSQVVAEVNRYRHGRLILTSEALGRSRVQASFSIDRLDDVALLVRDVYGAELTQLPGGIVLLGAANA, from the coding sequence ATGATGACCGCTGAAGAACCCGAAGCGACCGAGGCCATGAAGACCCTGCAACGCGAAGCGCAAGCCTGGGTGGTGCGGCTCGGCTCGCAACAGGCGACGGAGGCCGACGGTCAGGCCTTCCGGCGCTGGTGCGCGCGCAGCCGCGACCATGCGCAGGCCTTCGTGCAGGCGCGCGAGGTGTGGCAGGCCATGGCGCCGGCCGCGCAGCGCGTGCGCCAGCAGGAGGGGCGCGAGGCGGCCCGCCGCCTTCCGGTGCCCGGCCGCCGCGCCTTCCTGGGCGGTGCGGTCGCGGCATCGGTCGCCTACCTCACTGTGTCGCCGCCGCTGGCGCTGTGGCCCTCGCTCGCCGAGTGGGGCGACGACTACCGCACTGTCACCGGTGAACAGCGCGAGGTCGCCATGGGCGACGGCGTGGTGCTGCAGATGAACACGCAAACGCGTATCAACCTGCGGCGCGGCGCGGCGCCAGAGCCCGCAGGCGAGGCCATCGAGCTGGTGTCCGGCGAGGCCGAGGTGCTGGCCGGCGGTTCGACCTCGGCGCGCATCACGGTCGCGGCGGGCGCAGGCACGGTGTCGGCGACGCGCGCGCGCTTCAACATCCGCCATTTCGACGGCGAGGTCTGCGTGACCTGCCTTGCGGGACAGGTCGACGTGGCGCAAGGCACGCAGCAGGTGCGGCTCGACGAGGGCCGGCAGCTGCGCTACGGCGCTGCCGGGCTCGGCGTTGCCACGGCCGTGGACACCGCCGCTGTCATCGCATGGCGCCGCCGCCAGCTCGTGTTCGACCAGGTGCCGCTGTCACAGGTGGTGGCTGAGGTCAACCGCTACCGCCATGGCCGGCTCATCCTCACGAGCGAGGCGCTGGGCCGCAGCCGCGTGCAGGCCAGCTTTTCCATCGACCGGCTGGACGACGTGGCCCTCCTCGTGCGCGATGTGTATGGCGCCGAACTCACGCAGTTGCCCGGCGGCATCGTGCTGCTGGGCGCCGCGAACGCCTGA
- a CDS encoding RNA polymerase sigma factor — protein MSESIKASLRALFLARYAQFRKHLHHRLGSEDLANDALQEAYLRVESSTVRSAVRYPSAYLFRIALNVAEDQRKSNARLLSVGEIEALYDMADEAADPARGAEARNELEALERALAELPRRRRAIVLAARIDEMPHKDIAARYGVSARTVEKELRAGLEHCCERLGRDFIQRFGPGAGKQSSHDDR, from the coding sequence ATGTCCGAATCAATCAAGGCGTCGCTGCGCGCGTTGTTTCTCGCGCGCTATGCGCAGTTCCGCAAGCACCTGCACCACCGCCTCGGCTCGGAAGACCTCGCCAACGATGCGCTGCAGGAGGCTTACCTGCGCGTGGAGAGCTCGACCGTGCGCAGCGCCGTGCGCTATCCCTCGGCCTACCTGTTCCGCATTGCGCTGAACGTGGCGGAAGACCAGCGCAAGAGCAACGCGCGGCTGCTGAGCGTGGGTGAGATCGAAGCGCTGTACGACATGGCTGACGAGGCCGCCGACCCCGCGCGCGGCGCCGAGGCGCGCAACGAACTCGAGGCGCTCGAGCGCGCGCTGGCTGAGCTGCCGCGCCGCCGCCGCGCCATCGTGCTGGCCGCGCGAATCGACGAGATGCCGCACAAGGACATCGCGGCGCGTTACGGCGTGTCGGCGCGCACCGTCGAAAAAGAACTGCGCGCCGGTCTCGAGCATTGCTGCGAGCGGCTCGGCAGGGATTTCATCCAGCGCTTCGGTCCCGGCGCCGGAAAACAGTCTTCCCATGATGACCGCTGA
- a CDS encoding tyrosine-type recombinase/integrase, translating into MALSDTAVRKAKPEAKPYNLADAAGLYLQVTPAGGKLWRWNYRHEGKQKTMAFGSYPDVPLADAREAHQTARKLKATGVDPMAQRKTEKVASRIAAENSFKSVAEQWQAQWKPTKSERHALSVWRRLEIDVFPAIGSRPVSEVKPAELVAMLKKIAERGALDIAKRCLQMSGQVFRYAVAHGLAERNPVADIKPSDVLPSRKTKNFARVGADELPDLLRKIEGYGGAAITRLAVKLLAYTFVRTGELIGASWDEFDLDGAVWRIPKERMKMETPHIVPLSKQAVEVLRTLHLITGHGVLLFPGERDHEKPMSNNTILGALKRMGYAGQMTGHGFRGVASTELHEMGFEDAHIEVQLSHLKRNRVAGAYDHSKYLKPRAAMMQAWADHLDQLRQGAKILAFKAA; encoded by the coding sequence ATGGCACTCTCCGACACCGCCGTTCGCAAGGCGAAGCCCGAGGCAAAACCCTACAACCTCGCCGACGCGGCTGGCCTCTATCTCCAGGTCACTCCCGCCGGCGGCAAGCTCTGGCGCTGGAACTACCGGCATGAGGGCAAGCAGAAGACCATGGCATTCGGCAGCTACCCCGACGTGCCACTCGCTGACGCACGAGAAGCACACCAGACGGCCCGCAAGCTGAAGGCGACAGGTGTTGACCCGATGGCGCAGCGAAAGACTGAGAAGGTGGCCAGTCGCATTGCCGCGGAGAACTCGTTCAAGTCGGTTGCCGAGCAGTGGCAGGCCCAGTGGAAGCCCACAAAGAGCGAGCGGCATGCGCTCAGCGTCTGGCGCCGGCTGGAGATCGACGTGTTCCCGGCCATCGGCAGCCGGCCTGTGTCTGAGGTCAAGCCGGCCGAACTGGTTGCGATGCTCAAGAAGATCGCCGAGCGCGGCGCGCTCGACATCGCAAAGCGCTGCCTCCAGATGTCCGGCCAGGTATTCCGCTACGCCGTGGCGCACGGGCTCGCGGAACGTAACCCCGTCGCTGACATCAAGCCCAGCGACGTGCTGCCGTCGCGAAAGACGAAGAACTTCGCGCGCGTGGGCGCCGACGAACTGCCCGACCTGCTGCGCAAGATCGAGGGCTACGGCGGAGCCGCCATCACACGCCTGGCCGTGAAGCTGCTGGCGTATACCTTCGTGCGCACCGGTGAGCTGATCGGCGCGAGCTGGGATGAGTTCGATCTCGACGGCGCCGTGTGGCGCATTCCGAAAGAGCGGATGAAGATGGAGACGCCCCACATCGTGCCGCTGTCGAAGCAAGCGGTGGAGGTGCTGCGCACCTTGCACCTCATCACTGGCCACGGCGTTCTGCTGTTCCCAGGTGAGCGCGATCACGAGAAGCCGATGAGCAACAACACGATCCTGGGTGCGTTGAAGCGCATGGGCTACGCCGGGCAGATGACCGGGCACGGGTTCCGCGGCGTGGCGTCGACCGAGTTGCACGAGATGGGTTTCGAGGATGCGCACATCGAGGTGCAGCTCTCGCATCTGAAGCGTAATCGCGTTGCTGGCGCCTACGACCACTCGAAGTACCTCAAGCCGCGCGCCGCGATGATGCAGGCGTGGGCCGATCACCTCGACCAGCTTCGTCAAGGGGCAAAGATTCTGGCGTTCAAGGCCGCGTAG